CACCGCGAAGACAAATAAAACCGCCAGAAGGCAAAGAAGTACTTTCCCAACATTTGCAGCAGTACGCATGGCAACATCCCATTATAATAGTGGAAACAGCTCAAAACGCCTGTATATACATTACGTGATAAAATATTACCACTATTCTAAATGTGATGACAATCCCCAGTTGCCCTCAAATTTGTTGCCGCTCAATACGTTTCTGTTTCTTTTGCCACTGCATTCAATTTTTTTCTCACCCAATACCGCTATCCAGCAACCGTACAGCGGCCCAGTATGTCTATGCTCGGCCGCTGGCCTACCGGCACAACTTCCACCGTTTTGCCCAACAATAGAGATGAGGTCAGGTCTCGTGCGGCTTCTCCATGCGGTTGCCCAAGCTCGGGACAGTCGATTCCATAAATGCGAATAGCGACAACCGTAGAGTCCGACCGGCGCACACGAATGCTGTCGCCATCGTGAACGGAAACAACCGTGCCCGGCCAGGCGTAAACCTGGGCGGGCACGAGCATGAGTATAAGTAATAGCAGAACTTTCATGGAAGAAGCATATGCTAGATAGAGCAGAGTGCAAGTGCTACTCTCGCATCTCCGGCGGCAGCTGCCGCCCCTCGACCTCGCTTTTGTAGCTTTCCAGGCAGTGATCATCATCGCCCAGGATGAGCGCCATGCCATCGACCAGGCGGCGCGGCCAACTGCGCACGCCGTGGATATGCCAGCGCCAACAGTGGGCGCTTATGGTTTCATCCGCCCACCACAGCCCGGGCCTGGGCAGCCGGGGGCAAAGGCAGAGCAGGGCAAGGAGGAAGCCCGCCAGGGCGTTTACAAGCTGGTCGAAGGCGATGAGTAGCTGCTTGGCGTTGTGCAGCAATACAGCTGTGCGCGTCATATGCTTTCAATCTCCGCTGCGGTTGCGCCACGTTCCAAGGCTTCGGCCACAGCGGCCTTGCGCGC
This DNA window, taken from Desulfovibrio sp. 86, encodes the following:
- a CDS encoding pseudouridine synthase, translating into MTRTAVLLHNAKQLLIAFDQLVNALAGFLLALLCLCPRLPRPGLWWADETISAHCWRWHIHGVRSWPRRLVDGMALILGDDDHCLESYKSEVEGRQLPPEMRE
- a CDS encoding thermonuclease family protein; this encodes MKVLLLLILMLVPAQVYAWPGTVVSVHDGDSIRVRRSDSTVVAIRIYGIDCPELGQPHGEAARDLTSSLLLGKTVEVVPVGQRPSIDILGRCTVAG